From the genome of Amycolatopsis sp. NBC_01488, one region includes:
- a CDS encoding ABC1 kinase family protein has product MTDFRDPGDRDTAMPRKGAARTAKLASLPLGIAGRAVGGWGKRLAGQSAEQVNATLSAKAAEQLFEVLGTLKGGAMKFGQALSVFEAAVPDDMAKPYREALTKLQAAAPPMAARQTHRVLAEQLGRTWSSRFASFDDEPAAAASIGQVHRAVWHDGREVAVKVQYPGADEALRSDLRQLQRFSRLFQAFVPGTEVKPLLAELAERMNEELDYQGEAQHQRAFAKAFDGDPGILVPRVVASAPKVVVTEWVTGTPLSKVIADGDRETRNLAGRLLTEFHYSSPERVHLLHSDPHPGNFMITEDDRLCVIDFGGVARLPDGIPRHLGEMTRLALDGESAELMRLLRENRFIRTDSDLTADEVLAYLAPFTEPLAKPVFHFTRKWMQKQAWRVGDSRGNDFRVGRSLNLPPEYLMIHRVTAGSTGILCQLDAEIPARGIVERWQPGFAA; this is encoded by the coding sequence GGGATCGCCGGGCGGGCGGTCGGCGGGTGGGGCAAGCGGCTGGCGGGGCAGAGCGCGGAGCAGGTCAACGCGACGCTCTCGGCGAAAGCCGCCGAGCAGCTGTTCGAGGTGCTCGGCACGCTCAAGGGCGGGGCGATGAAGTTCGGCCAGGCGCTGAGCGTGTTCGAGGCGGCAGTGCCGGACGACATGGCGAAGCCGTACCGCGAGGCGCTGACGAAGCTGCAGGCCGCGGCGCCGCCGATGGCGGCCCGCCAGACCCACCGCGTGCTCGCCGAGCAGTTGGGCCGCACCTGGAGCAGCCGGTTCGCCTCGTTCGACGACGAGCCGGCGGCGGCCGCGAGCATCGGCCAGGTGCACCGCGCGGTCTGGCACGACGGCCGCGAGGTCGCGGTCAAGGTCCAGTACCCGGGGGCCGACGAGGCGTTGCGCAGCGACCTGCGGCAGCTGCAGCGGTTCAGCCGGCTGTTCCAGGCGTTCGTGCCCGGCACCGAGGTCAAGCCGCTGCTGGCCGAACTCGCCGAGCGGATGAACGAGGAGCTCGACTACCAGGGCGAGGCGCAGCACCAGCGCGCCTTCGCGAAGGCGTTCGACGGCGATCCCGGCATCCTCGTGCCACGCGTGGTGGCCAGCGCGCCGAAGGTCGTGGTGACGGAGTGGGTGACCGGCACGCCGTTGTCGAAGGTCATCGCGGACGGCGACCGCGAGACCCGGAACCTGGCAGGCCGGCTGCTGACGGAGTTCCACTACTCGTCGCCGGAGCGCGTCCACCTGCTGCACTCGGACCCGCACCCGGGCAACTTCATGATCACCGAGGACGACCGGCTGTGCGTCATCGACTTCGGCGGCGTGGCCCGGCTACCCGACGGCATCCCGCGCCACCTGGGCGAAATGACGCGGCTGGCCCTCGACGGCGAGTCCGCCGAGCTGATGCGGCTGCTGCGGGAGAACCGGTTCATCCGCACCGACAGCGACCTGACCGCGGACGAGGTGCTCGCGTACCTGGCGCCGTTCACCGAGCCGCTGGCGAAGCCGGTGTTCCACTTCACGCGCAAGTGGATGCAGAAACAGGCGTGGCGCGTCGGCGACAGCCGCGGCAACGACTTCCGGGTCGGCCGGTCGCTCAACCTGCCGCCCGAGTACCTGATGATCCACCGGGTGACGGCCGGGTCGACGGGCATCCTCTGCCAGCTCGACGCGGAGATCCCGGCACGCGGCATCGTCGAGCGCTGGCAGCCCGGATTCGCCGCCTGA